A portion of the Solea senegalensis isolate Sse05_10M linkage group LG17, IFAPA_SoseM_1, whole genome shotgun sequence genome contains these proteins:
- the LOC122784022 gene encoding serine protease 23-like — MLLQCFLNVFSGMGLKHLKYLLLCAAAVTLSGVSGKDGISESNSWDRQRLPLLLNTHTQFLKRSLFRGQEQEDEEKGRARTLCGIECQGSLPPLDQTEQERILGYETMYENGTRTHTDVSLQDFNKSSARTSAQTQTHTRKKREVYGADGRFVISDPHFITNYPFSTAVRLSTGCSGVLVSPKHVLTAAQCIHNGSEYLESARWLKVGVLQLKTKRRKGGVGRRRGVWQRGGRRGEEKVMEEKEEQNRLDGDGVRGRSGVKGRRRQRKRERGHVGADDGVMDDFERGRKQRRFNRVRRNIGRRNQPVFRWTRVKLTKLPQGWIQGKSSTNSVSSDYDYALLELRRPVKQKHMRLGVAPSAAALTRIHFSGYDVDKSLLDGRGDEKVVYRFCSVAKESDNLMYQQCDAQHGATGAGIYVRLRQEVGDEGRKVKWQRRVIGVFSGHQWVEMGGGQLRDFNVAVRITPPKYAQICHWIYGDPRLCKEV; from the exons ATgttgctgcagtgttttctcaACGTCTTCAG tGGAATGGGCCTCAAACACCTCAAGTATCTGCTGCTCTGTGCGGCTGCAGTGACACTTTCTGGAGTTAGTGGTAAAGATGGGATCAGCGAGTCAAACAGCTGGGACCGCCAGAGGCTCCCGCTgctgctgaacacacacacacagtttttaaagCGCTCTTTATTTAGAGGGCAAGagcaggaggatgaggagaaagGTAGAGCTAGGACACTCTGTGGGATTGAGTGTCAAGGCAGCCTCCCGCCTCTAGACCAGACTGAGCAAGAGAGGATTCTAGGATACGAGACTATGTACGAGAAcggcacacgtacacacacagatgtcagtTTGCAGGATTTTAATAAGTCATCTGCAAGaacatcagcacaaacacagacccaCACCCGCAAGAAGCGGGAGGTTTATGGAGCAGACGGACGCTTTGTGATCTCCGATCCACATTTTATCACCAACTACCCGTTCTCCACTGCAGTTCGCCTCTCCACAGGCTGCTCTGGAGTCCTGGTGTCCCCAAAACATGTGCTGACTGCAGCTCAGTGCATCCACAACGGGAGTGAGTACCTGGAGAGCGCCAGGTGGTTGAAAGTAGGAGTACTGCAGCTGAAaaccaaaagaagaaaaggaggagtagggaggaggagaggagtaTGGCAGAGGGGTgggaggagaggtgaggagaaggtaatggaggagaaagaggagcagaacAGATTAGACGGAGATGGAGTGAGAGGCAGGAGTGGAGTCAAAGGCAGAAGACGCCaaagaaaaagggagagaggTCATGTGGGAGCTGATGATGGAGTTATGGATGATTTTGAAAGAGGAAGGAAACAGAGGAGATTCAACCGTGTTCGCCGCAATATTGGACGTAGAAACCAGCCTGTTTTCCGTTGGACACGAGTAAAACTAACCAAGCTCCCTCAAGGATGGATCCAAGGCAAGAGCTCCACCAACTCTGTTTCCTCTGACTATGACTATGCCCTTCTGGAGCTTAGACGCCCAGTCAAACAAAAGCACATGAGGCTCGGAGTCGCTCCTTCCGCCGCCGCCCTCACTCGGATCCACTTCTCGGGCTATGACGTTGACAAAAGCCTGCTGGACGGACGCGGAGACGAGAAGGTGGTGTACCGATTCTGCTCCGTGGCAAAGGAGTCTGACAATTTGATGTACCAGCAGTGCGACGCACAGCACGGTGCCACGGGGGCAGGCATTTACGTTCGtctcagacaggaagtgggagACGAGGGCAGGAAAGTGAAGTGGCAGCGGAGGGTGATTGGGGTGTTTTCAGGTCATCAGTGGGTGGAGATGGGAGGAGGCCAGCTGAGGGACTTTAACGTTGCTGTGAGGATCACGCCTCCCAAATATGCTCAGATTTGTCACTGGATCTATGGAGATCCAAGACTCTGTAAAGAAGTCTGA